In Halictus rubicundus isolate RS-2024b chromosome 1, iyHalRubi1_principal, whole genome shotgun sequence, the sequence ATTCTCCCCGTGACATTCGTCGACTCGAAAAATCTATGCGTCGCCGCAACGGCGGAGGGGGAGGGGACACGAACAGAGATTTTTGATCGGGACCTTTGCCCGTCCACGCGACACCGAAATACATCCGCGCAACGGAATGCGCTGGACATGCAACAACAATGCGAGTTTCCTCGATAAGTTGCGTGTTGCTGGTTCTGCGGTACGCGTGCCGATTTCCGGTgtacacacacagacacacgcaCTTGTTATCGATAAAACGTCACGTTCCTTTGTTGTCTGTTTCGTTGGACGGTGGATTTATTCGATTCTACTTCGGCGAATTTTCTCCTCGTTTTTCAGGGAATCAAAGAGGGAATAGCGTTGTTCCTATAGAGCAACTCGTTCCGGAAAGTTGCAAAGCGATTCTATTTTCTCGGGCGTGTCATAGGCACCAGGGTCAATCGATGCCACGAATTCCAAACTTCGTCGACGATTTTAGCCGCACTGACGGACGTGCCACTCGATTTAAAAACTACGTAAGCCGGCGGACGAGCTTTCGTGGCCGAAATCGTTTTTTAACCGTGCGAACacgtttccccccccccctaaccGCTCGCAATAAAACCACCCGTAACACGACGTATACTGTGTTTACTCCGCGGACAGGACACCGTCCGTTATAGGTTATGTAATCGATACGCTAATcaccgcacagtgggccaaaagcgccaaaacgtggcgaaaatgcaaaaaatgaatttcacgttaggggtatggctcttgccgtattggattctcaggtaatgactgtataagaagttgaaggtaaaaaggtcttactaCCTACACttgctaaatggtgggagtacaaatatcccatacagtcgtctcgcagttttcgtgcagtgaactaccttgtgaaaaaaaaggtgtcaagcttacaattttacggaaattgaatttttttttgtgcgtgtacgatggatgctgttcctggaagtaaatactatacataataataacattggatttatattaattaatgtttggaatgtatgaagtgaacgataaaatttagtgcacagattttacaaatgtatactaaaagttgtatattccacaatattccacggagattcttgtcgagtcttgtagtagacactattatttaacattattttgaaaaagtagctgcccaaaactgcccctttcgtaatgcgatccatttttgtaacgcagaggtagtcatggtactagcATGCatgttacaagcatgttttctcgagaaatttagaagttataatcaaatttgttaaataagcattgtatggttccaacttatagagttttctgatacaacaatttcttttttaataataatttttttattgtttaaaaaaaattttatttttgttttttgtcattttgacatcagattcatattcgtcggctcgaaaaatatgagaatactaattttcaggaaagtccaatcattttttttacgcatccgccatttttttttttttttttttttttataattttgacatcagattcatattcgtcagcccgaaaaatatgggaatactaattttcaaggaaatccaataattttttggttacgcatccgccattttgttttttacaattttgacatcagattcatatttgCCGGCCCGAAAaaatgggaatactaattttcaaggaagttgccatttttttggttacgcatccgccatattgaatccgccattttgttttttgtaatttttacatcagattcatattcgccggcccgaaaaatatgggaatactaattttcaagaaaatccaatcatttttttggttacgcatccgccatattgaatccgccattttgttttttatcatttttacatcagattcatattcgccggcccgaaaaaatgggaaactaattttcaagaaagtccaataatttttttggttacccATCTGCCATATTGaatcggccattttgttttttgtaatttttacatcagatttataatcagtgACCCGAGAGACCTtggagtatcaattttgaactaaattgaagtactctttcctgttttggccacgttttggcgcttttggcccactgtgcacCGTTCGGCCGAGACCATTTGCTCGTTCGATTTCATCAAACGGACagaggaaaaaagaaattagtATTTTTTGGCTCGCTAGTGAACGAGTCTAGAGCCCCGGCTATATTTGTGATCGCGTGAAAGCGAGCTGCTTAGAGAGTCAATAACGAGCTTTATGGGGCCACATGAATTATTGCGATCGTAAAGAACCCGCGTTCGGCGGCGCGTTAAGGGGGCACTACCGTTCAAACTCTACGGGAAATGAATACGGATCCTGTTACAGAAAGGCTTGACAGAAAACTTTGGTTTTCTTGCTGCACGACCACTATGTTTATAGGCCTCTTGCACCGTAAGCTAGTGCTCGAACAAATTTCCCTTCAAAAGTTACGAATTTATTCGTGGAGAATCCTTGGACCTGTTGATCCGGAGACTTTTCAACTTTGAACCCTTTCAAAGATGCGAGATAAAGTGGGGAAAATTGACGGAGAAAAATTTTGTTGCCATTTACATAGCTGTAGGgtaaattcagaatatattttaagGACACATTAGTATTAAAAAACAAACCCGATTAAGGGTTtgctaacactaggtttacggagcattaaaagtgagtattttagatcactttataaaaataagaagaatgtgtctatccaagttttcttagttaaggaaataagtttgttgagtaattccacgtagatggatcttcacaataatcctaaattaaaagtattagaacccgtcattttgacgggtcccgtaaacctactgttaataAACATAGAAGCCTTCAGTTTGATTTTTTGTTACGTAAAACGGAATTTTTTATTAACTTATCCGCAATCAACGATAGTTGGAGCATGAAGTATGCTTTCCGCGAACGGAGGCGCTTCTTCAGCAGCTAATCTTGATAATTGCTCAGCATTTCTGGCTTCCTCAGTGGCAAGCTGTGCTTGAACGTTAGTTCGCATAAAACGAAGAGCATCCTCCTCCACATGGTGGAGGAATCTCTGCAAATATATTTATAACTTTTAAAAATCCGGTTTGTTTGAGCTCAAATTTTCCACATAAATACTTCACCGTATCGTATTAACGTAACAGAGAACTCAGCAAAACTTATGAAGCTATCAcgctgtaaaaaaattatttaccagCTCTCCAAGGAATTATATATCCTAAGTCTGTGTTTACAAATATAATTGTGTTTacatgtataattttattttatttctgtcaATGGCGGACGTTGTTTTGGTAGGCAAGATGTACACAAACAttgattgaaaaagaaattaaatttactACTATTTGAGTATGAATAAAAACATATTCTTCGAGACGAATATTCGTGACTGTTATTGATCGGTTATGGGCGTGTTTAGGTCATACGCTTTTTTAGCGGACGTTGCCTACGCGAGAAAAAGTGTAGCATTATTTTCAAGATTTCGGTGTTTATTTTCGCCTTGAGCCGTAACTTGTTGAGCTCTGCTTAACGTTAGCAATGCGTCCCTCGTCAATTATTATTCTTGGTTCCTTATTTTCGTCCGGCATTAACGGGATAGTCCGTCTGTATCGttaaaaaaatcgaattttaaaacgTTACATTTCAGACAATACTTAAtttgagaattaaaaaattgttcttctgaGTTGTAGCAACAttttttgcactcgaagccattttaattctaaaacatttcatccgacctagaatatttcccttctatatatattttttcatgctgtacatacgaaaatgttgcaatttactcgtacagtaccaaaatgttcagtaatttattaaatacaaacaaatttaacgctagaactactaAACcaatcaaaatgactggtggatgattttttctttcacgattagtgaaactatgaaaacgttttcacgagaaattttttaatatatctcttctttggagtacatgttataataacagcaaattcaatcttgctgttattataaagggataagcctaagtcacgtttagggctcggtagttctggtgttaataatgtaaaaaatattctgaataacgatacaggaatttttaatggcgccttacagtcgccattcgagtgctaaggtttaatattttgttctgTCTAAAATGGAGAATGAGGTTAAGAGTTACGTTAACAACATTGTAAAAACCCGGAACTTTTCACTgattaattacccttaaaacaattgcgtcaATTTTTAGATGGTGATGGTCGAACAACCGGATGACTGCATTTTTCCAGTCGGCCATGTTTGTTCTCCGTTCACGTGCAATTTCCACGTAATTGGCGATGCCCGGTCCCGAGCAGATAATTCAACCGGCAAGGGTCATTCACTGGTGGAACAGTCATTTTTCTAAACAATTACTGCAATTACCGGCCGTTATTGCTCCGTTCGACGACGCTCGAAATTACGCGTTTCACTCGCGGCTGATCGATTGCTCGCCGTACGGCGAATCAACAGGTGTCTAACGAGATTGAACGAGGTTTCCGGCGTTTAACCTGCACGATTGCAGAGGCTCGTTGAAAATTCCATAGACTTTCCTCGAGCAATCTCTGGGACGGGTTCTTTTTTCGAATTATTACTGCGCGGGGATGCTAGTCTGCTGGTTGTTCGCGAATCCGTTCGAGCCGAGTCCCGGTCCGAGACGCATTCGAGACGTTTAAAAAGAACTGCCAAGAATTCTTCCAAATGCGTGAAAATACTCGTGGAATTCGCTTTTCCCCGCATTGCCAGGAGCAGACGAAAACAGCCACGCTGTGTCTCCTGGGTTATTTCATGACACAAATATCTTGCCGGCACGCTGGAATTCCGCTTTTCCTTTTTCGCCTGTCCCGACGAACGACACTCTCTCGTTCCTCTCTTAAaatctccctccccccctctctctctctcgtcactgATAGAAACGTCCTGCGTGTCTCGTGCAATTAGATCCCCCTTATGTCCTTTTTGGTCGAAAACCGGCCGACGCTGGCCCATTGTGTGCACGCGCAACTTGCTATAACAACATAACAATTTCTCAAATTTCCAAACTACGATCTTCAAGCAGCTGACAGTTtcctatttttatttcgattttttctACACCGGAAAATCTCAAAACCGTCCTGCGACGTTCCATCGCtgagttcggataacagaggttttACTATGTCGTGAATTACGGGAGCAAATATCTTCCAAAGTGTGTCGTgcttggtatcgttttaaccgggaaaatgtgacgaatatgatagcagaatttttataaaaatatgttaataaaataacattGGAATTTTGAAGGGTGAACATGAAAACACCAAGTTATCAAAAAGAAATGTTCTTAATATTTGTGGATGGTTGCAACCCTCCCTGGATAATTACTTTCTGTGCATTAAAGAAGCACGAACACACTAATTTTTACATGAATATTTTCTTTGTGTTTGCTGAATTTTGTATTCGCTTCTGTCgtcaatgaaaatattgtaccgAACGTTCTTTGCCAAGAGTGCGCAAACTGCGCCGGCCCTTTAATTGCTGctgtttcacaattatttcgacgaaattttcgcgCGTGATAGGTAGGTCTTATGTCGAAGTATGTTATTTTACTCCGAAGTTGCGATAGATCTCGCTAGATCCACAGGGTCGGTCGAATTCGATCCGCTGTCGCGCGTTTCCGCGTCGAATGCTTGCCCACGCGCGTTTATTTTGCATTTTCGTCATTTGCGTGTCGAAGAACCGTCCTGTTGGCAAACTTCGCGGGAACGGGCAAAAATGTACGCTTCCGAAGTATTTCGATCGCTCGCGAGAACGTTCGAACGCTCCCGTGACCAGATTCGAGCaccaaaattaaatttctaccCTCCAAaatgttttccaaaaaaaaatatttcacgggGTGAAAATGACCCTCCAAAGTAGCCCTACGTTGCAAAGAGTCGTAGAGAAATAGTTTAATATACCACTCGTGTGTTTTTCAAGAAATATCCAACACCTTAGGTTGCAGACAATATTTTCTCATTCATCTCCtttgaaaatatattatacCCAAATTTGAACCTTTTATTTCATAACATCAAACTCAAAAATAGCCCTAGGTTGCAAACAATTGTAGAGAAATAGTTTAATATAACACTCGTGTGTTTTTCAAGAAATATCCAACACCTTAGGTTGCAGACAATATTTTCTCATTCATCTCCtttgaaaatatattatacCCAAATTTGAACCCTTTATTTCATAACATCAAACTCAAAAATAGCCCTAGGTTGCAAACAATCGTAGAGAAATAGTTTAATATACGACTCGTGtggtttttgaaaaaatattcacCACCTAgagtgaaaacagccctcaaaggaAGCCCTAGGTTGCAGACAATATTTTCTCATTCATCTCCtttgaaaatatattatacCCAAATTTGAATCCTTTATCTCATAACATCAAACTCAAAAATAGCCCTAGGTTGAAAACAATCGtggagaaataatttaatattggaCTCGTgtgtttttgaaaaaatattcacTACCTAGGGTGAAAGTAGCCCTCAAAGCAAGCCCTAGGTCGCAGACAATATTTTCTCATTCATCTCCATTGAAAATATATTGTACCTAAATGTGAACCCTTTATCTCATAAAATAAAACTCGTAGTGACGATTTCAATCTACGGGAACACGTATATTATTCATGTCTGCAATTTTTTTAGCGAATCAGTTCGAGACGAGGAAAAGATTTAGCAATTTTGATCAGGATGATGTGGTTCGCAGACTTTCCTCGTTGGAGAGCACCGACACCTCGGCCACAGCAACAATTCGATACAGGACCGATGCACGTAGATGCAGCCGCGCGTGCCAATAAACAGTTTTCTTTCTGATTGATGCCTCACTCACCTGACACGACCGATGCTGCCAGGTGCGAGGCGAACGGAGAAAGGGAAGCGAAATATTAATTCCGCCCAGCGTTTTATTCTATCGCGTGGCCACGAGCCAAGTGCGAATTGAACGCGTTCGGTTACCAATCTCTTTAGTTTCTTTCGATCGAGCGAACAACCCCCGACGTTTGCACTTCCGGTGTCCTCGAGTTTCAATTCTAGATGCATCCACGAGGTAACCGATCGGACGACTTTTCACACTCCTTTCAATTCACGAAAATATCTCATACAACAATTGTTGAGCACCTTGCTGCAAGAACTGGGCCATTTTTTGGTAAAATTGCGCTTGATgcaattttgtatatttttgcaCGTTACTGATTGTACATTGCAAGAATTAACTCTGAGgccttattcaaaatattgttcacattattttgttttgtccaataaattactaaacatttaaatattgtatgtggtATTATATCAATTTGATATTCTTAAGATGGAAAAAACGTCTTTAGTGTCTTTCGATCGAGCGAACAACCCCCGACGTTTGCACTTCCGGTGTCCTCGAGTTTCAAGTTCTAAACTCGCCGATGCATCCACGAGGTAACCGATCGGACGATTTTTCATACTCCTTTCAATTCTCGAAAATATCTCATACAACAATTGTTGAGCACCTTGCTGCAAGAACTGGGCCATTTTTTGGTAAAATTGCGCTTGATgcaattttgtatatttttgcaCGTTACTGATTGTACATTGCAAGAATTAACTCTGAGgccttattcaaaatattgttcacattatTTTGTGtccaataaattactaaacatttaaatattgtatgagGTATTATATCAATTTGATTTTCTTAAGATGGAAAAAATCGTCTAGTTTTTTAGtcaaaacagcttcgagtgcaaaggattaaacaattttattgaatttcctGAATGAAATGACCATCAGTCGTTTCGTTAAAAGATTGTGGAAGATCGAACAGAAAATTGGTCATCCCCTAATTGGTCATCCCCGTTGTTCATCCACAAATCATGATCGGCTCATTTCGAGTGCGTTATCTGAATGGGGTCGGTTTGTAGCGGAAGTAGGTTATTCTGCGAAGGGAGTCGACGGTAGAATTTTTGCTCGTTGAAACGGACCTTTTTGCACGTCTGAACGGGACCCGAAGATCCGAACAAGCCCGGCTGCATTTTAATTGACGCGAGTGCACCTGCAGGAGAGGAGAACGCATGCGTGCGCGCGTGGGAGCGTGGCACGCGCAGTGCCGGCTAATTATGTGGCACTCCTACGTTCCACGCAGCACAGGTGTCCACCGTTTCTTTACTCGCTGCCAATTCCGTAACGTACCGGGTGTTTCGGAGTTATCGACCTCCGCACGAATTTTTCCCATCGTCCAGATACACATTTACCactgtttctattttttagaaCTTTGCAACATCTCCAGGGACTGGATTCTCAACCTATTTTGCTTAACAGTGTACTGAATTTTTGCACTGAAATTTTATACTGAAATATAGAAATTTTCAAACATTCACGTTTTTTTAGAATAGAAATAATCCTTaggaaactttttattttcgaCTGTATAAAATAAGTGCCACCTTGATGTGctctaaatatattttgaataacatTTACTAGAATCGAAAGggtgtttattatttaacacgATTATTGTCGCATTGGTTTCCTTATGTAGTTTTGTGTAATATTTAGAATAAGGTTAGTTCAAAAGTATAGTTTTGGTGAAGAATATTATGGTAATTAAATGCAGGTTGAGAACCTTCAGTTTCTCGATAAGAAAGCGATTTTTGCGGTCATAGATTTTTGTCGGACACCTGGTATGTAACCGGTGTGTACCTATAACTATAAGACAAGTTCGTTCCCTTGGGAAATGGGTCAAACGGTCGTTCGTTTAACTAAAGCCCCGACGAGCCGTGGAAAGTGTGAAAGCCTTTGCTTTTCCTCTCGAAAAATCTTCGGAAAGTCGTCAACTAAAATTACTTTGCACCGTGTCTGACCTGTCACGCCTCAATCTACTTAATGTTTCGTTGGAGATTCTGTTATAGACGAACCAGTTATCCTTGTAGATGTGACGTCATTTCGTTACGAATGGAGTAATCGTAGACAAGGTTTTATGTCAACAATGTTACTATTTAAATCTCCCTCGTAAATTATAGTACATTTCTTAACCGAGtattgtacatttaaaaaaaaaggccTCGATAGTTCAATTAAAGTTTGACCGACAGATCGTCCAAGTAGAATGTCCCCTGCGTAGTCAGACAATGCTCCAACGTAACAATTGAACAACCCCATCCAACAGAGATTTTTTCTAACTGGTTCGTCAATATTTTGCGATCTAGAAGCATGATCTAACAAAGATTTCACGATCACATTCACTGGAAAACCGAGAATAATGCGACACTATATGCGAAAACGATGTACACGATACTCGTGAAAAATTTATCCCCTCCACCGCCAATGACAGAACTTTCTCCTTCTTAATTAGTTCATTATAAAAGTTTTGTCAACATAATtgttacatttttctgattgaaagtGAGACCAAACTCAATTCGGACCACATTTGTCAGTTCAATCGACGATTctgtggaacctcgattatccgaaccgacaatATCGGCAAACAATTCAATGTAAACtgaattttaattcattttacAAATCACCGAAGATTTAATCCAATACTATAGATAATTATTCTATTATCCTAGAACAGTTACATCCCTctgttcggataacagaggttccgCTATATCgaggattaaacgagtaaacacgGTCCAAAGtgggtcgtgtttggtatcattttaaccagaaaagtgTCGCGAACGTGCCAGAAATAATTCCGtaagaaaattcattaaaaacaaAGATAATTTTATCATTGGGACCTCGATTATCGGAACCGATAATATCAGAATTCTAAACAGTTCAATGCAAATTGAATTTCAATTCATTCTCCAAATCACCAAAGATTTAATCCAATACTGTAGATAATTCTTCTGTTATCCTAGATCAGTTACATCCCTttgttcggataacagaggttccgCTATATCgaggattaaacgagtaaacacgGTCCAAAGtgggtcgtgtttggtatcattttaaccagaaaagtgTCGCGAACGTGCCAGAAATAATTCCGtaagaaaattcattaaaaacaaAGATAATTTTATCAttgggacctcgattatccgaaccgataatGTCAGAATGCTAAACAATTCAATGCAAACTGAATTTCAATTCATTCTACAAATCCCCAAAGATTTAATCCGATACTGTAGATAATCCTACTATTATCCTAGACCAGTTACATCCCTttgttcggataacagaggttccgCTATATCgaggattaaacgagtaaacacgGTCCAAAGtgggtcgtgtttggtatcattttaatcagaaaagtgtcgcgAACGTGCCAGAAATAATTCCGTAAGAAAATTCATCAAAAACAAAGATAATTTTATCGATTAAACTCGTAttgtctctcttcttctcttccaGCGGTAAGCGATCAATGGTCCCGTACGGAACGCGCGATCCAAGCAGCATATCGGTCCCGAATTTTTCGCAGGTATCCATCGCCGTGGATCCGCGTGGATCGTTCGCGACGATCGCGGGGGCCAGCGATCCCCTAATATTCGGATGTGTGTTCGCCGACAGGCCAGACAATTTGCCGGGACGGGTTCCACGGTTCTCTCCTTTTCATTTTCTCGCGACTTTGTCTCCATTAATCGCGGGCCGGTGCGGCCGTCCGCTCATATCCGCGGGCCTGAATAATTTGAAACAGTCTCGGGCGGCGACACGCGAAACCGCACGAGGAACGTCGTCTTTGGAGGGCATCCAAATCGTTTATCCGGGAAACCGCGAAATTTCCGCGGCGGATTCTTGCGTCTAGCGTTTCTCGGTTCGGCCGGAGAGCTACACGGACGGGAGAGACCCGAGTCCGCGTTACCAACCCCCCTGAACGAGACTAGGGACACGCGTGATCGTGTGTATACGtacacgcgcacacacacatgtATATCTCGTTTACCGAATCTGGCCGCTGCCCGATCAACAGTGTCAGTGATCGCGCCTAGTCCCGAGCCGGACAACAACGCTAACTATTCGACTATCGTCAGTCGCATGTACCTGGTGTAACGAGAGAACCTGGCACCCGCAGGTAGGCCTTGCCAGGAGGATGGGGGCCCACGATGGGGGAGTGCCATTGCTCTAACATCGCTATCATGCAGCTGTTCCATGAGCTGAAGCAGCAGTTCCCTGCGCTCCCTGATCACGTCGTCTCCCAGTGCATCGCCCAGGTATAGGTGCTCTTTGTCCACCATTGCTGCTCCTGGAGACTCGACTCGCTTTCTCGAGCATGGTCCTTCCGACTCGCGTTGCTTACCCCGCGGGCCTATTGTCTCGTCGCAACTGGATACTATTATTTGTGGATCTGAAACGACGGAAATCGATGGTCACGACACGCGTTAAGAACGTTTTACTTTCTTTCAGCATTTTACcaggtcgaaaataatgtaatctGAGAGTCAATGTGaccaattttgtattttagttGGATTGAGCTTCGGTAAGTGTGCTCTTGTAACTTTTATAAACGACACAAAATGTGTTGGaatattcagttttcttttaaatcgttGAAGTTGGATTTACGTAGTTGCTTCCAGCCAATCAGTctacgtgaaaaatatttttatatgcaTTATAACTGTAATTTGCTAGAGATAAATCATGAGTTTCGAAAGATTTACATTTGGATGCCGGAGCCGGGTCCGTTCAGACCCAGTACTTCAAAGGCATCACCTAGCCATTCGTTTCTTGGTGATGAATTTCAAGCAGAAGTTGTGCAATTGGATGCAATAAAAAGACCAATGGATCTAGACAAAATAccatcaaaaatattttttttttaatttataacaAAGCCATCCGTCTTTTGAGTgttgacactagaactaccaagcagtAAATGCAACTGGCGTA encodes:
- the LOC143360510 gene encoding uncharacterized protein LOC143360510, translated to MGQRRPVFDQKGHKGDLIARDTQDVSISDERERGGEGDFKRGTRECRSSGQAKKEKRNSSVPARYLCHEITQETQRGCFRLLLAMRGKANSTSIFTHLEEFLAVLFKRLECVSDRDSARTDSRTTSRLASPRSNNSKKEPVPEIARGKSMEFSTSLCNRAG